A genomic region of Micromonospora sp. NBRC 110009 contains the following coding sequences:
- a CDS encoding nucleoside deaminase, with product MSVLTLTDERHLRRAIALAATARDAGDGPFGSLLVDADGRVLAEEVNTERTDGDITAHPELKLARWAARHLSPDAAAVATMYTSCQPCGMCATAIERSALGRVVYALSADQLAQLRPVPPTTPVAYAGPALLAEARVPVEAG from the coding sequence ATGAGCGTGCTGACCCTGACCGACGAACGCCACCTGCGCCGGGCCATCGCACTGGCCGCCACCGCCCGGGACGCCGGGGACGGGCCGTTCGGCTCGCTGCTGGTCGACGCCGACGGGCGGGTGCTGGCCGAGGAGGTCAACACCGAGCGGACCGACGGCGACATCACCGCGCACCCGGAGCTGAAACTGGCCCGCTGGGCGGCCCGACACCTCTCCCCCGACGCGGCCGCCGTCGCGACCATGTACACGAGCTGCCAGCCCTGCGGCATGTGCGCCACCGCGATCGAGCGCTCCGCCCTGGGCCGGGTGGTGTACGCGCTCAGCGCCGACCAGCTGGCGCAGTTGCGTCCGGTGCCCCCGACCACGCCGGTGGCGTACGCCGGTCCGGCGCTGCTCGCCGAGGCCCGGGTGCCGGTCGAGGCGGGCTGA
- a CDS encoding DEAD/DEAH box helicase — translation MSAAPTPTDPTTDETPAFADLGLRPELLGALTALGYEEPTPIQREAIPPLLAGQDLLGQAATGTGKTAAFALPLLQRMPDGRTGGDPVSLVLVPTRELAVQVSEAFHRYGKDLGARVLPIYGGQPIGRQLRALDGGVDVVVATPGRALDHIARGTLRLASLATVVLDEADEMLDMGFAEDIEAILEHAPAERQTVLFSATMPARIDGLARQHLTDPVRIQIERERPVAGEAPRVRQGAYIVARAHKPAALGRVLDVESPTAAIVFCRSREEVDRLTETMNGRGYRAEALHGGMSQEQRDRVMGRLRAGTADLLVATDVAARGLDVEQLTHVVNYDVPSAPESYVHRIGRVGRAGREGVAITLAEPREHRMLKTIERVTGQRIAVDKIPTVADLRTRRLELTQAALRESLLEDDLEPVRAIVESLTDEFDLMEVALAAVKLAHEATLPGTADEEEEIPQVAARPPREARPGYERRGGGRPRPGGTTQVFIGLGRRAGVRPQDLVGAITGETRVSGRDIGSIEIADRFSLVEVPYAVADEVIQALRGSTIKGRKATVRRDRDGFDGRDRPERRDRH, via the coding sequence ATGAGCGCCGCGCCAACCCCGACCGACCCCACCACCGACGAGACGCCCGCCTTCGCGGATCTCGGACTGCGCCCCGAGCTGCTGGGCGCCCTGACCGCCCTCGGCTACGAGGAGCCGACCCCGATCCAGCGCGAGGCGATCCCGCCGCTGCTCGCCGGCCAGGACCTGCTGGGCCAGGCGGCGACCGGTACGGGCAAGACGGCCGCGTTCGCCCTGCCGCTGCTGCAGCGGATGCCCGACGGGCGGACGGGCGGCGACCCGGTGTCGCTGGTGCTGGTGCCCACCCGGGAGCTGGCGGTGCAGGTCTCCGAGGCGTTCCACCGCTACGGCAAGGACCTGGGCGCCCGGGTCCTGCCGATCTACGGCGGCCAGCCGATCGGCCGTCAGCTCCGCGCCCTCGACGGCGGCGTGGACGTGGTGGTGGCGACGCCGGGCCGGGCGCTGGACCACATCGCCCGCGGCACCCTGCGGCTGGCCTCGCTGGCCACGGTGGTGCTGGACGAGGCGGACGAGATGCTCGACATGGGCTTCGCCGAGGACATCGAGGCGATCCTGGAGCACGCCCCGGCCGAGCGGCAGACCGTGCTGTTCTCCGCGACCATGCCGGCGCGCATCGACGGGCTGGCCCGGCAGCACCTGACCGACCCGGTGCGTATCCAGATCGAGCGCGAGCGGCCGGTGGCCGGCGAGGCGCCCCGGGTGCGGCAGGGCGCGTACATCGTGGCGCGGGCGCACAAGCCGGCGGCGCTGGGCCGGGTGCTGGACGTGGAGTCGCCCACCGCGGCGATCGTCTTCTGCCGCAGCCGGGAGGAGGTGGACCGGCTCACCGAGACGATGAACGGCCGGGGTTACCGGGCCGAGGCGCTGCACGGCGGGATGAGCCAGGAGCAGCGGGACCGGGTGATGGGCCGGCTCCGCGCGGGCACCGCGGACCTGCTGGTGGCCACCGACGTGGCGGCGCGCGGGCTGGACGTCGAGCAGCTCACCCACGTGGTCAACTACGACGTCCCGTCGGCGCCGGAGTCGTACGTGCACCGGATCGGCCGGGTGGGCCGGGCCGGCCGGGAGGGCGTCGCGATCACCCTCGCCGAGCCGCGGGAGCACCGGATGCTCAAGACCATCGAGCGGGTCACCGGCCAGCGGATCGCCGTCGACAAGATCCCGACGGTGGCGGACCTGCGGACCCGGCGGCTGGAGCTGACCCAGGCGGCGCTGCGGGAGTCGCTGCTGGAGGACGACCTGGAGCCGGTTCGGGCGATCGTGGAGTCGCTGACCGACGAGTTCGACCTGATGGAGGTGGCGCTCGCCGCGGTGAAGCTGGCCCACGAGGCCACCCTGCCCGGCACCGCCGATGAGGAGGAGGAGATCCCGCAGGTCGCGGCCCGCCCGCCGCGGGAGGCCCGGCCGGGGTACGAGCGGCGCGGCGGCGGTCGCCCCCGCCCCGGGGGCACCACGCAGGTCTTCATCGGGTTGGGCCGGCGCGCCGGGGTCCGGCCGCAGGACCTGGTCGGGGCGATCACCGGGGAGACCCGGGTCAGCGGCCGGGACATCGGCTCGATCGAGATCGCCGACCGGTTCTCCCTGGTGGAGGTTCCGTATGCGGTCGCCGACGAGGTGATCCAGGCGCTGCGGGGCAGCACCATCAAGGGCCGCAAGGCGACCGTACGCCGGGACCGGGACGGCTTCGACGGCCGAGACCGACCGGAGCGCCGGGACCGCCACTGA
- the lon gene encoding endopeptidase La produces the protein MATLPVLPLTDAVLLPGMVIPVTLDPTTQAAVDAARATGDKKLLAVPRIDGEYGSVGAIALIEKVGRLPSGEPAAVIRGLSRARIGSGVPGPGAALWVEATQLDEPAPAGRARELAREYRALMTSVLQQRGAWQVIDAMERMTDLSELADAAGYAPWLSLAQKTELLAAPDVTARLELLVGWVKEHLAEQEVTEQINSDVREGLEKSQREFLLRQQLAAIRKELGEDEPDGSADYRSRVESADLPEKVREAALREVGKLERASDASPEAGWIRTWLDTVLEMPWNTRTEDNTDLVAARAVLDADHAGLADVKDRILEYLAVRNRRAERNLGVVGGRGSGAVLALAGPPGVGKTSLGESVARALGRNFVRVSLGGVRDEAEIRGHRRTYVGALPGRIVRALREAGSMNPVVLLDEVDKLAVGYSGDPAAALLEVLDPAQNHTFRDHYLEVDLDLSDVLFLSTANVVESIPGPLLDRMELVTLDGYTEDEKVAIARDHLLPRQRERAGLTAEEVTVADGALALIAGEYTREAGVRQLERALAKILRKVTVALASDPAPVRVDTDNLARYLGRPKFTPESAERTAVPGVATGLAVTGAGGDVLFIEATSMEGEPGLTLTGQLGDVMKESAHIALSYLRSNGRRLGIDPNALAGRRIHVHFPAGAVPKDGPSAGITMVTALASLVTGRPVRPEFGMTGEVTLSGRVLPIGGVKQKLLAAHRAGLTEVIIPKRNEPDLDDLPAEVRSALAIHTLADVADVLALALRPADVDAETLGGQPLAAA, from the coding sequence ATGGCAACTCTTCCGGTACTGCCCCTGACCGACGCCGTCCTGCTCCCGGGCATGGTCATCCCGGTGACCCTCGACCCGACCACGCAGGCCGCGGTCGACGCGGCCCGGGCCACCGGCGACAAGAAGCTCCTCGCCGTGCCCCGCATCGACGGCGAGTACGGCTCCGTCGGCGCGATCGCCCTCATCGAGAAGGTCGGCCGGCTGCCCAGCGGCGAGCCCGCCGCGGTGATCCGTGGCCTGTCCCGGGCCCGGATCGGCTCCGGCGTGCCCGGCCCCGGCGCCGCCCTCTGGGTCGAGGCGACCCAACTCGACGAACCCGCCCCGGCCGGCCGGGCCCGGGAACTCGCCCGTGAGTACCGCGCGCTGATGACCTCGGTCCTCCAGCAGCGCGGCGCGTGGCAGGTCATCGACGCCATGGAGCGGATGACCGACCTCTCCGAGCTGGCCGACGCGGCCGGCTACGCGCCCTGGCTCAGCCTGGCGCAGAAGACCGAGCTGCTCGCCGCCCCGGACGTGACCGCCCGGCTGGAGCTGCTGGTCGGCTGGGTGAAGGAGCACCTGGCCGAGCAGGAGGTCACCGAGCAGATCAACAGCGACGTCCGCGAGGGGCTGGAGAAGTCCCAGCGGGAGTTCCTGCTCCGCCAGCAGCTTGCCGCGATTCGCAAGGAGCTCGGCGAGGACGAGCCGGACGGCTCCGCCGACTACCGGTCCCGGGTCGAGTCCGCCGACCTGCCGGAGAAGGTCCGCGAGGCGGCCCTGCGCGAGGTCGGCAAGCTGGAGCGGGCCAGCGACGCCTCCCCGGAGGCGGGCTGGATCCGTACCTGGCTGGACACCGTCCTCGAGATGCCGTGGAACACGCGTACCGAGGACAACACCGACCTGGTCGCGGCCCGCGCGGTGCTCGACGCCGACCACGCCGGCCTGGCCGACGTGAAGGACCGGATCCTCGAGTACCTGGCGGTGCGCAACCGGCGCGCGGAGCGCAACCTCGGCGTGGTCGGTGGGCGCGGCTCCGGCGCGGTGCTCGCCCTGGCCGGCCCGCCCGGTGTCGGCAAGACCAGCCTCGGCGAGTCCGTCGCCCGGGCGCTCGGCCGCAACTTCGTCCGGGTCTCCCTCGGTGGTGTCCGCGACGAGGCGGAGATCCGCGGTCACCGGCGCACCTACGTGGGGGCGCTGCCCGGCCGGATCGTCCGCGCCCTGCGCGAGGCCGGCTCGATGAACCCGGTCGTGCTCCTCGACGAGGTCGACAAGCTGGCCGTCGGCTACTCCGGCGACCCGGCCGCCGCCCTGCTGGAGGTGCTCGACCCGGCGCAGAACCACACCTTCCGGGACCACTACCTGGAGGTCGACCTCGACCTGTCCGACGTGCTCTTCCTGAGCACCGCGAACGTGGTGGAGAGCATCCCCGGGCCGCTGCTGGACCGGATGGAGCTGGTCACCCTGGACGGCTACACCGAGGACGAGAAGGTGGCCATCGCCCGCGACCACCTGCTGCCGCGGCAGCGGGAGCGGGCCGGACTGACCGCCGAGGAGGTCACCGTCGCCGACGGCGCACTGGCCCTCATCGCCGGGGAGTACACCCGGGAGGCCGGCGTCCGGCAGCTCGAACGGGCCCTGGCGAAGATCCTGCGCAAGGTCACGGTGGCCCTGGCGTCCGACCCGGCGCCGGTCCGCGTCGACACCGACAACCTCGCCCGCTACCTGGGCCGGCCCAAGTTCACCCCGGAGTCGGCCGAGCGGACGGCGGTGCCCGGCGTGGCCACCGGCCTGGCGGTCACCGGAGCCGGCGGAGACGTGCTGTTCATCGAGGCCACCAGCATGGAGGGCGAGCCGGGGCTGACCCTCACCGGTCAGCTCGGCGACGTGATGAAGGAGTCGGCGCATATCGCGCTGTCCTACCTGCGCTCCAACGGGCGGCGCCTCGGCATCGACCCGAACGCCCTCGCCGGGCGGCGGATCCACGTGCACTTCCCGGCGGGCGCGGTGCCCAAGGACGGCCCGAGCGCCGGCATCACCATGGTCACCGCGCTGGCGTCCCTGGTCACCGGCCGGCCGGTCCGCCCGGAGTTCGGGATGACCGGTGAGGTGACGCTCTCCGGCCGGGTGCTGCCCATCGGCGGCGTGAAACAGAAGCTGCTCGCCGCGCACCGGGCCGGCCTGACCGAGGTGATCATCCCGAAGCGCAACGAGCCGGACCTGGACGACCTGCCGGCCGAGGTGCGTTCGGCGCTGGCCATCCACACCCTCGCCGACGTCGCCGACGTGCTCGCCCTGGCGCTGCGCCCGGCCGACGTCGACGCGGAGACCCTCGGCGGTCAGCCGCTCGCCGCGGCCTGA